The Mya arenaria isolate MELC-2E11 chromosome 15, ASM2691426v1 genomic sequence GCCAGAGTAGCGGTAACCACATCAACGAGCGCACATTTTCGGCAATGAGCAGTTACCAAAACTGCGACCGCTCAAATTACGACCAGAGTAGCGGTTACCACACCGAAGGGCGCACAGTTTTCGGCGATTGATACACTTATAAAGACCACGGATGCACGAATGTCGGCAACGGGAGCGGTAGCACCGTCGACAGGCACACATATCAAGATCCAGTTACCTCAAATATAAAGACTTAGTTACCCCAACGATCAAGATCCAGTATCTCAACCAAGATGACCATTTATTTCATGGTCCAGGCGGCGTCATCACATCCGTGACCAATGGAGATTAGCctgaaaatacattattttatgttaaaaacacttacaCATACacctattattttttatttttacttttcagaaaactattttttcataaacaaattattGGCAACGACTTAAATGGTTTTATAATGTATTGGAAAGTAAGAAGACGTAAAATTGTTAACGTAATGAACAATTCCTATTTTTCTAAgtttatattaaagaaaactACCCATGTTCGTAAatccaattttgaaaataagcgatttaaacatgcatttttctgaaCAGTAAAGGGTCAAATAATTGTTGACTCTGCatttttattcatgcatttataTCACAGGTCCTGGGCCTacaacatttctgaaaaaaaatgacaaaatttaaataacccaaACGCAATAAAATCTAATAGCTACCAGGCGCgcagctgcctatacgcgagtacgcgacTGAATCCACATACACTTCACacaaaaatcagccaaagttgcagtatgcgtacttgacttcATAATTCTAAATCTGTCCATTTTTCAGTAATAAATTAAGCAtctcagaacgcccagaatgcaccagattgcaccatggtttttaaaatgtccgagggggcatgcccccggaccccctagcacaattatgaatcaaCATGAAAAGAGGGCTACCTACGCCCCTGCCATGAACCAATAtgcatacccccccccccccacatgataccattaaacataatttatattttacacaaagTTTGATATAAGTTTATGAATAGGTATACATAGACacgttacatatataaataaatacggCAACACTATTTATGATCCAATTGTATTGCGTATTCCATTAATCGCCACAACATTTTAGTTACATCAAATTAGTCATTCAGAACTCCTCgaccatttttcatcgaaaacaacctcggatgtatgccagtaGATCAGTGAAGGTAGTCcgtaaattttgaataatataatactaaattaaatgcagtgttttaacgtgtattggTATATCTAAGttaaaattgattgccagtgcagtgtattattgcaaaaattaaaCTAAGATTctcaagagttaagtcattaagtttaactgctaaactGAAATTACTAAACCCTCCATATACATCCGTGGTtgtttttgatagaaaatggccgaggagttccgaacgCAAATTAGTCTGGAGTTCATTCCCCTTATACTATCGTTATCGTTACACCATCCACGCGTTCTGGTTCCCGGCATCTAATTAGACAGGTAGATGCGTAGCAGAaaggggaaggaactccagactacATCCACGCATGCTTCACTTTTACCTCCAGGTCAACGACAACGTATGTTTTTAAAATCGATAATACTTACGCACTTACCTAGTGTCAAATCAGGAATACAGTTTGCCGGTGAGTAGATCTTTTTAACATTGTCTCGGAAGTTGTTCAAAACGAACTCGAGTTCGTGAACATCCTGTAGCGATTTCAggtttattatttctttacataAACATCCACAACTGATGCAAAGTATTCAAAATGAAGTACATGATCATCAGTCACTATATGACGTTAGGTAAATGTAGGTTCGTAATGTGTCAGTGTACattcttttcttttctgttttaacTTTTCTTATGTACATAGTTCACCGGACCCTGCATCTGTTGCTGATGTTATTCTGTAGAATACTGcaatacaatttcatttcatttatttgatattttgtggttgaaaataattaaatatttttagctACTTAAGTGTTGTTTCCTTTTCTACTCTATATCTTCAGCGGCGGATccaggactttctaaatggggggaggggggggggcacaactaattataaacatatcaaactttttttaaatgcattattttaatcatatgatgacatgaaattaacatttgtcttcactGTCAATAATTTTTGGcagataaattgaattaaaaagatatcatttactgagataaacctttcaaaaaacaaaaaagatatCTAGCCGTTTTGGGGAATCAAACCAGGGTCGACTGATAAACAGACTTTAAGTCGTTAACCACTCGTCCACCTGAGACACACATCACATGTATGCTTTAAATggactgtctcacagatttgcaccaaaaacagttttgtaACGAATCTTAGGACATTTATCTAAGAGAATGTGTTGcgctttgatgtcataattgtaaaaaaagtaccaaaatgtaaaaaaaaaagattgtgtcggagaccgggttcgaacccgcgtcgccaaaattgaaattcAGCGTGTTTCTTACTGAGCTATCAAGACTTACACTTAAAAACCTACTcgataatatcacgtgataacaccgactagccaatcacgcataaggaatgaattctaccttgtatacatacccagtaaactttttaatggaaaaatacgaaataactgctaatcttaaataaattgttaactatgtggtacttcaattagtaagtttcaatgtattgtacacatcgatgccaagtttatgtcattattcgacaatttttttttcgctattttatcatctgtgagacagtccctttaaaataagTGCTATATAAACCTATCCTACAGTATGTTGATTGCACTCAACGATACTGTAGGTTGTTCGAatgtcattgttataaatttaagttaactgaagttaaaacaacaacaaattccaaaaagggtttcaaataaattatgtattaatttaaatacgCTCTAGTTTAATTCAGAGAACTAGACGATAATAATGGCCgaaatggaaagtttcaaaacagtaaacttACGCGTATTAATGTGGCGCCGTTTATTTATCGAATGTTCGGGCCCcgatgtcatttttcaaaagactTTCGTTtcgtatactatatataatacTCGATAATCAGgttgtttatttgctcaaatgctgatataaaatttaaattgtgacaaaacaacttaGCTGTtcagttaaatcaataaagatgtgccccCAAAAAACATTACTTACCGGCCCGCTGGGGGGCACGGACCCTATGTGCCCCTCGGTAGATCCGCCACTGATCTTGTACCTCATATAACTTGTACCTCATCTATCTTGTACCTCATCTATCTTGTAcctcataattatatattgtacctcatttatattttacgcCATATTTTCCTCTTGTACCTTTTCTGCCATTACTAATGCAAAAAGATAGATACTTCTAAGATCAGAGATACTTTGtcattgtgtaaatattttccTTTATAAACATCGATTTCATAAGgaaattcttaaatttataaCTAGGTGAGCACATCAAACGCAGAGGGGTTTCTTGTGTAAAGAAAGCTCGTCTGCTTAAAACTTCAATGTTAAAACTTTATATATCTGTTTATCAGCGCTATTTTGCTAATAACTAACTGGAAACTAGATGAGCTTTGCAAATACTCGTTGTATGAATTGTAGAGTTTATCTCCCGTCATTTGACACAAAGATACGTTATCATTAGGGCGCGCGCTACAAACTCAGGCACATACATTCGCTCATGTTTAAACGCGACATGAAGTCTCTGACGTCACTACACTACTTTCACTAGCAACTTAGCGAGCCGCTGTTTAATCATTGTAACTATCAatccaatatacaatacaaacatcCGTATTGCATTCAGGTCATACATACTTGACAACATGTGGACACAAATAAGAGTGTTCAACCGTGTCAATAAgagtttaataatactaatacgAAGATGGATGACTTTGTCTCGAGTGgcggaaataaaatgtttgtgtattttttaaagtcGTATATGTATGAAAACTATATGATGTCTCTTACCTTGggcaagaaaaaaatagttatttagatATATTTACAGAATAAAAGGAACTATCAATCATGtataaagcttcactctcacagatgtaccatttttacaacttttttcgtcttggaaagagcatttttttgcgtaaatatctgcaaaccaatgctaaaagattgctgacaaaagatcagatcacagatttgcatatttccgttcgaaaattaatgttttattgcttaaaccgttactaacggtttaagaaaaatgcataaaacattaattttcgaacttaaaatataaaaatctgcgatttaattatttgtcagcagtcttatataactggtttccatgaattttcgcaagaattggctcgttccaagacaaaaaataaaaaagctgtcaaaacgtccaatctgtgagagtgcagctttaagatgaaTAACACTTTACCGTAATCCAACTCGTAGTATTAAGCAGTTGTTTCTCGTGTACAACAAAGTACCACAGCGTTATacagcattttttattatttattttttaatttaatctcACAAAGACCCAAAAACATCGTatattattttccttaaacctCGAAAAGGGCAAAAACATCATACAAAATGAGCCCTGTCCCTCCCAAGGGCAAATTCTCGCAAAATGagcaaattttcaaaatgagtAAATCATCGTAAAAACGATGATAATTACTCCCACAATTGTTTTATACTATTGTTAAGGTTTTACGTTTTACCACattcaatatctcagcaaatacttcATGACTTGCAAATTGGAGATAAGATAAGTTGTTCCAAGCCATCCATTTTGCATGTTACAGTAAGCACACTTAAGTTAATATATCCGTAATTAAGTGATGTCTTGCATTTGGACTTTATTCAACGGCACCCAACGCTCTTACCTACGTACTCagtcaagtaagataactctattttgcatataatgcaagttatggcccttgagtATTCGACCTAGATATTCCggttaagatttttttatttaaacgcATTAAAGTCAACACATTTGCAACTAAGTGATGGTTTGCATTTAGACTTCATACAATTTAATTGATTTAGATGGcgattttctatttttagattaaaaaaaagcttttgataCAGTTGAGTGGCCTTTCctgtttgaaattttaaataaatatgtattgcaATCTTCCTTTCTTAATTTTGTGAAAACGCTGTATTGTGTGGTAACATAACGTCAAAAACTGCAAACAATGGATGAATCACAAACTTTAGACTTCAGCGTGATCGCTATGTGGGCTCCTTTGCTGTTGTCACCTCGCCCTTCTTAATTGttaaaagtttacaaaatatgttctCACTATAACTTGATATGTAATATACTAATATTATGCATTATATATCATAGTGAAACATGTCGTCGTAGTTATGATTAGGAAATGTTGTATATTCAACGTACGTTTTTATTTGCAGACACTTTGAGGACACATTCAGTTGCAATGTAAATGATGGCAGAAGGCCAAGGAGATAAAAACGAGCCCTATCGTAGAATAGCCAAGGCTTTAGCTAAGATCATAAAAGACATAACCCCGCAACAAGACCTTGCTGATCTGAAGTATCACAGATTAAATGCGTCCGAAGAAGAAATTGTGGAACAACTACGGCGTTACGGAGATTCTGTGTCTGAAGATGAAAATGAGAGTGTCTATGCATCAATTTCGTCTATATTCAAGAAAGCAGAGGTTACatctttttcaaagaaaactaagcTTCTTTTGTTAGCATTTCAAAATTATCACCAACTTCATTTGGTTGGTCGAATTGTTTCTGAAATGCTTATCGGCACAGATCATAAAAAATGGCCAACAGTGATAGGACTTGACGATTTGGATGGGAGTGCATTTGTACTGTATGCAAAGGCTTTGGTTAAAGGATATGAATTCCGTCGTAGGATACGACTGATGGTAGTTGGCATTCAGTCAGTCGGCAAAACATTACTTGTTAATAATTtagttgacaatatcaatgcatCTCAAGATGGAGAAATTCCCGACGCAGAACATTCACAAAGTACAGAAGGAATCGATGTGCATATTTGTAAGTCTGATACCAGCAATAAGTGGATAAAAGTAGATAGGTCAGAAATGTTTGGGTTTGCGGATAGAATTAGGAACGCAATGTTCGACAAACCTTCTGACGAGGAAGGCAATGCACCAGCAGGAGAAGTTACACAGGTTGAATTAAAAGAGAAGTTACAATCTCAACATGATGGGAATATCATAAAAGTGATTCTGGATGAATTGGCAAATAAACTTCCAACATTGGACACTCCAGCAAACAGCAACGAGACGTTTGTTTCAATTTGGGATTTCGCGGGACAGAATCTTTACTATTCGTCCCATCACTTTTTCTTAAACAACCGATGTATTTATTTACTTCTCATGGACATGACTAAAGATCTGAATAATAGAGTTGAAAAGGGATATTCACAGTCTGGCTTGTTTCACCAAGACTTCACGTATTTAGATGCTTTTAGATTTTGGCTCAATTCCATACATATGTACTGTTCAACTGAGGCTCAAAATAATAGAGTTCAACCAACAGTCATTTTGATTGGAACTCACAAAGATCTGATGACATGTTGTGAGGAacagaaagaagaaaaaatggaAGCGGTCTTTGAAAAGGCATTGGAGTCCTTTATAGATACACCAATTTTGCAACATGTTCATGACAAGAAATTCCTGGTAAATAACCTTGAGCCTGAAGACCCAGTTTACCATCAAATAAGGGATGAAGTGCAACAGATTGCAGAAAAGCAACCTTACTGGAATGAAAAATACCCCACAAGCTTTGTACAACTCGAAAAGTCATTAGACTCCATGCGAGAAAATCGCAAAGAGATCGTAACgtttaatgaaatacaaaaagcTAACCAAGAAAATGTTATGCCAGTTGACGAGGATCAACTACGGCTCTTTCTTCAGCTGGAACATATGTTTGgaaatgttctttattttaatacagatgAGTTGAAAGACAACATTGTCATTTCTCCACAGTGGATTATTGACGCGTTTAAGTGCTTTATTACACACAGGCATGGGAAATCGGATAATACGGCACTTCGAAAGGAGTACAGGGAGTTAGCTATCATAAAGCCGAAGCTTTTGGAAGAAATTATTGAACGGAGCCCGAAAAACGTTCGAGCACACGGGGATATAGTAGTGAAGTACATGGAACACCTCAACATCTTGGCCAAACCAGTACTGATAGAAATGTATGAAGACAATGAAGAGGAAAAGTCAAGATATGCTTCTGAGAAGGGAGAATTCGATGTCAATTTAGACAGAGACAAACTCAAACTTGTCCCctataatgtaaaaatgttagATTTTTACATTGTACCTTGTCAGCTTAAAGCTGTGCCGGATAAAATTACATTGGGTGAGTTAAAGAATCCGAGCAACTGGCTCACAACTCCAGcactatgttttgttttcaacgACAAATTTATGCCTCCAGCTGTCTTTCACCGACTTCTTGCAGCTAGTATTCGTACTTGGGAAATTGCCAAATACAGTACGGACGCAAATGAGCAGACACTGCTGTTTAACGGAATAGGAGTGTTCAAGACATCAGCCCTCTCGCAGTTAAGGCTCTGGTATCAAGATCACAACATTTACTTTAGAATTGCTTTCATGACCAGCCAAGTTGACTCGGAGAAAGCAATAGATACCTTCACCTGTCAAACAGTTCGAAGAACATTAAACAAACATCTCAGGGCTATTCTTGGACTCTTGCCGCGTTCACGATCAGCTAAAGGAGTCTTACCCTTTGAAGAGTACGTGCAATGTCCAAAGTTGGACACGCACAACCATGGCCTGTTTAGGGTAAATGATTTCATCATcgaagacgaaaagacatgcagTGACCACCATGCACTTGGCGAGGCGCATGTTCTCACAAAAGCGGATGTGCTTGGTAG encodes the following:
- the LOC128218729 gene encoding uncharacterized protein LOC128218729; protein product: MMAEGQGDKNEPYRRIAKALAKIIKDITPQQDLADLKYHRLNASEEEIVEQLRRYGDSVSEDENESVYASISSIFKKAEVTSFSKKTKLLLLAFQNYHQLHLVGRIVSEMLIGTDHKKWPTVIGLDDLDGSAFVLYAKALVKGYEFRRRIRLMVVGIQSVGKTLLVNNLVDNINASQDGEIPDAEHSQSTEGIDVHICKSDTSNKWIKVDRSEMFGFADRIRNAMFDKPSDEEGNAPAGEVTQVELKEKLQSQHDGNIIKVILDELANKLPTLDTPANSNETFVSIWDFAGQNLYYSSHHFFLNNRCIYLLLMDMTKDLNNRVEKGYSQSGLFHQDFTYLDAFRFWLNSIHMYCSTEAQNNRVQPTVILIGTHKDLMTCCEEQKEEKMEAVFEKALESFIDTPILQHVHDKKFLVNNLEPEDPVYHQIRDEVQQIAEKQPYWNEKYPTSFVQLEKSLDSMRENRKEIVTFNEIQKANQENVMPVDEDQLRLFLQLEHMFGNVLYFNTDELKDNIVISPQWIIDAFKCFITHRHGKSDNTALRKEYRELAIIKPKLLEEIIERSPKNVRAHGDIVVKYMEHLNILAKPVLIEMYEDNEEEKSRYASEKGEFDVNLDRDKLKLVPYNVKMLDFYIVPCQLKAVPDKITLGELKNPSNWLTTPALCFVFNDKFMPPAVFHRLLAASIRTWEIAKYSTDANEQTLLFNGIGVFKTSALSQLRLWYQDHNIYFRIAFMTSQVDSEKAIDTFTCQTVRRTLNKHLRAILGLLPRSRSAKGVLPFEEYVQCPKLDTHNHGLFRVNDFIIEDEKTCSDHHALGEAHVLTKADVLGSWYKDAL